One region of Rhodothermaceae bacterium genomic DNA includes:
- a CDS encoding amidohydrolase yields the protein MRYSPILYVFLFVFIHTPLLVSAQVAPAPDRTEGEGPFERLIIRGATVIDGTGSPPRSPMDIVIEGNQIVSVRSVGAPRVAINEERRPDGATREIDAHGKYVMPGIVDLHAHTGGIPKTPEAEYIYKLWLAHGITTVRGVSFGGFDWSLKERERSALNEITAPHMVSYHRPGSGWDQGPVATPEAARAWVRFAAESGVDGLKLGSYPPNIMAALLDEAAKHNLGSTAHLGQMGVAQMNALDAARLGLGSMTHFYGLFEALYDHNDVQPWPVDMDYNDEQMRFAQVARQWSLVTPQGDLWNSVMDEFLELDYYINPTMAIYSAGRDVMRARNTDWNDKYVLGSLQKFFDPSRTDHGSYFFDWTTHDEVAWKNFYQVWMQFLNEYKNRGGKVTVGSDSGFIYQLFGFGTILELEMLQEAGFHPLEVVRAATMHGAMEIYKPLQKPIEYGVIGAGMRADLLIVSENPLANFKVLYGTGAMKLNDETGEVEFVGGVDYTIKDGIIYDAKALLEDVAAMVEEQRLKKAQ from the coding sequence ATGCGTTATTCACCAATTCTCTATGTATTTCTGTTCGTATTCATCCATACCCCCCTGCTCGTCTCCGCGCAGGTAGCACCCGCGCCTGATCGCACCGAAGGGGAAGGTCCCTTTGAACGATTGATTATTCGAGGTGCCACCGTGATTGATGGGACTGGTTCACCGCCACGCAGCCCCATGGATATTGTGATTGAAGGAAATCAGATCGTAAGCGTCCGCAGTGTAGGGGCTCCGCGTGTCGCCATTAATGAGGAGAGGCGCCCGGATGGAGCTACCCGCGAAATTGATGCTCACGGCAAATACGTGATGCCCGGAATCGTGGACCTTCACGCTCACACAGGCGGAATCCCTAAGACTCCTGAAGCAGAATATATCTACAAACTCTGGCTTGCTCATGGAATCACGACCGTGCGAGGGGTATCCTTCGGCGGATTCGACTGGTCATTGAAGGAGAGGGAGCGGAGTGCCCTCAATGAGATTACGGCTCCCCATATGGTCAGCTATCACCGGCCGGGCAGCGGCTGGGATCAGGGACCAGTCGCGACACCGGAAGCCGCACGCGCATGGGTACGGTTTGCCGCAGAATCCGGTGTGGATGGACTGAAGCTTGGCTCCTACCCACCGAACATTATGGCTGCTTTGCTTGATGAAGCGGCCAAGCATAACCTTGGGTCTACCGCTCATCTCGGGCAAATGGGAGTTGCTCAAATGAATGCGCTGGATGCAGCCCGGCTCGGGCTTGGTAGCATGACGCATTTCTATGGGCTCTTTGAAGCATTGTACGACCATAATGATGTCCAACCCTGGCCGGTTGATATGGACTATAATGACGAACAGATGCGTTTTGCGCAGGTCGCACGGCAGTGGTCGCTTGTGACCCCGCAGGGTGATCTCTGGAATTCCGTGATGGACGAGTTCCTCGAACTCGACTACTATATCAACCCCACGATGGCCATTTATTCTGCCGGACGCGACGTGATGCGGGCCCGGAATACAGACTGGAATGACAAATACGTACTTGGAAGCCTTCAGAAATTTTTCGATCCAAGTCGCACCGATCATGGGTCTTATTTTTTCGACTGGACGACGCACGATGAGGTTGCTTGGAAGAATTTCTATCAAGTCTGGATGCAGTTTCTGAACGAATACAAGAATCGCGGCGGGAAAGTGACCGTTGGCAGTGACAGTGGCTTTATCTATCAACTCTTCGGGTTTGGAACGATCCTCGAGCTGGAAATGCTGCAGGAGGCGGGCTTTCATCCGCTGGAAGTCGTCCGTGCAGCGACCATGCACGGAGCGATGGAAATCTATAAACCTCTCCAGAAACCCATTGAGTATGGAGTGATCGGCGCCGGTATGCGGGCAGACCTTCTGATCGTGAGTGAAAACCCATTGGCGAATTTCAAGGTCCTTTATGGAACAGGTGCCATGAAGCTCAACGATGAGACAGGCGAGGTCGAATTCGTGGGAGGAGTAGACTATACCATCAAGGACGGAATCATCTACGATGCGAAAGCACTCCTGGAGGATGTGGCCGCTATGGTAGAGGAGCAGCGCCTCAAAAAAGCACAATAA
- a CDS encoding NIPSNAP family containing protein: MHRRSFMSSIPFASVTPFMTPRTDIRQRQYFEMITYHTNIGPRKSRVADFYRDVVLPAYGRLGIGPIGVFSPLYGPNDPSLYILVPHQNVETVLRGSTLLLDDEEFRRSGASFLNSSLDDPSYVRQERQLMHAFVDMPQVAVPVKGPNRIFELRIYESHNVIAGQKKIAMFNEGGEIAIFHKTGLTPVFFGETIFGPQMPNLTYMLGFESMSERDAAWDRFIVDPEWIALRDDPTYADTVSNITDFILRPLPFSQI, from the coding sequence ATGCATCGTCGTTCATTTATGTCTTCTATCCCCTTCGCCTCTGTCACTCCCTTCATGACTCCCCGCACAGATATCCGGCAACGTCAATACTTCGAGATGATCACGTATCATACGAATATAGGCCCCCGAAAGTCGCGTGTCGCTGATTTTTATCGAGACGTAGTATTGCCCGCTTACGGCCGACTAGGGATTGGCCCCATTGGAGTCTTCTCCCCTTTATATGGTCCCAATGACCCCTCACTTTATATTCTGGTACCTCATCAAAATGTAGAGACTGTCCTGCGTGGAAGTACGTTGCTCCTTGATGACGAGGAATTTCGACGTTCAGGGGCCTCTTTCCTGAATTCCTCATTGGATGATCCATCTTACGTGCGTCAGGAACGTCAACTCATGCACGCTTTTGTAGATATGCCGCAAGTCGCGGTACCTGTGAAAGGACCAAACCGGATCTTCGAGTTACGCATTTATGAGAGTCACAACGTGATTGCAGGGCAGAAGAAAATCGCCATGTTCAATGAGGGTGGCGAGATTGCTATCTTCCATAAGACAGGATTGACTCCGGTATTTTTTGGTGAAACAATTTTTGGACCGCAAATGCCCAATCTCACGTACATGTTGGGTTTTGAAAGCATGTCCGAGCGAGATGCAGCGTGGGACAGGTTTATCGTCGATCCAGAATGGATTGCACTGCGGGATGACCCGACTTATGCAGATACGGTTTCCAATATTACCGACTTTATTCTCCGTCCCCTCCCATTTTCGCAGATCTAA
- a CDS encoding DinB family protein, with protein sequence MLRNVTFFLLAAALVLPATAQEHDNSAYLGAVSMDFSQASEKLNSLADAIPEDHFDWSPAEGIRSVVEVLNHVSDANFGIAAMLGHESDYEASATDTKEGAMARLAASQAHVKELLDSMAEADLSSTVEIFGMTMNHYGVLGIISGHTHEHLGQMIAYARSNGIAPPWSGG encoded by the coding sequence ATGTTACGAAACGTCACATTTTTCTTGCTTGCAGCCGCTCTGGTTCTGCCAGCAACTGCTCAAGAGCACGACAACAGCGCTTATCTGGGTGCTGTTTCCATGGATTTCTCCCAAGCCTCCGAGAAACTCAATAGCTTGGCTGACGCCATTCCTGAAGATCATTTTGACTGGAGTCCTGCCGAGGGCATTCGCTCTGTTGTTGAAGTACTCAATCATGTGTCCGATGCCAATTTTGGGATCGCAGCAATGCTCGGACACGAGTCGGACTACGAGGCATCCGCAACCGATACTAAGGAGGGAGCTATGGCACGGTTGGCCGCTTCGCAAGCACACGTCAAGGAACTCCTGGACTCTATGGCCGAAGCCGACCTGAGCAGTACTGTTGAGATCTTCGGTATGACTATGAATCACTACGGAGTGCTGGGGATTATTTCAGGGCATACCCATGAACATCTCGGGCAGATGATTGCTTATGCACGCTCCAACGGGATTGCACCGCCTTGGAGTGGTGGATGA
- a CDS encoding thioredoxin domain-containing protein, which produces MSNRLAFEKSPYLLQHKDNPVDWWPWGAEAFVAARETNRPIFLSIGYATCHWCHVMERESFEDVEVARLLNESFINIKVDREERPDIDAIYMNACQISTGRGGWPLTVMMTPAMRPFLVGTYFPRTARYGHEGMLQIIPKVAEVWQKNRDQIERTADEFVRALEQSADLDLSGEELSVDTLHRAFQHFEQQYDPVNGGFGRAPKFPSPERMRFLLRYWHRTQNPKALEIIQHTLQKMRRGGLYDQLGGGFHRYSTDEIWRVPHFEKMLYDQALLILIYLEVYQATGGFEYMQTVSDTLQYVHRELHHPDGAYFTGEDADSEGVEGKYYVWEMEEIHRLLKSDEVKQIAHVFNLNEGGNYLDEATHQRTGNNIFYRTSEGPLEDHATLEDACNRLFRHRSKRVRPLLDDKVLTDWNGLMITALAQSGVVLEDPKFIRRAEKCVRFIEKNMMPEPGRLLHRWREGEAAIEGLLDDYAYMIMGLLALYEATDQEDYCTLARALTQTVLDDFRSEKGDFFMVKRNGEPLLLRPRQPFDSAIPSGNSVMIMNLFRLARVIGDPDLEATGHQSIEVYSGGISKYPDGFSATLTALDYGMGPSTEIIVSGPGDQQETQAALADLRKVYAPNVVILARPNFGGVSEFAIHVCHGATCELPTQDTEAVIARIARAASQR; this is translated from the coding sequence ATGAGTAATCGCCTCGCCTTTGAGAAAAGCCCGTACCTACTACAGCACAAGGATAACCCTGTGGATTGGTGGCCCTGGGGAGCGGAAGCTTTCGTGGCTGCCCGAGAGACCAATCGGCCAATATTTCTTTCGATCGGGTATGCAACCTGTCACTGGTGTCATGTGATGGAGAGAGAGTCGTTCGAGGATGTGGAGGTGGCCCGGCTGCTTAACGAGTCATTTATCAATATCAAGGTTGATCGGGAGGAACGCCCCGATATTGATGCCATCTATATGAACGCCTGTCAGATTTCTACTGGACGTGGCGGTTGGCCATTGACCGTCATGATGACCCCAGCAATGCGTCCATTTCTGGTGGGGACATACTTTCCCAGGACCGCGCGCTATGGTCATGAGGGGATGTTGCAGATCATTCCAAAGGTTGCGGAGGTATGGCAAAAAAATCGCGATCAGATAGAGAGAACGGCAGATGAGTTTGTACGGGCGCTGGAACAGTCCGCCGACCTGGATCTCTCTGGAGAAGAGCTATCGGTGGACACCCTCCATAGGGCATTCCAGCACTTTGAACAGCAGTACGATCCGGTAAATGGCGGGTTCGGACGTGCACCCAAGTTTCCATCTCCAGAGCGGATGCGCTTCTTGCTTCGCTATTGGCACCGCACTCAAAATCCTAAAGCGCTCGAAATCATTCAGCATACCCTCCAGAAAATGCGGCGTGGAGGACTCTACGATCAATTGGGGGGAGGCTTTCATCGCTACAGTACAGATGAGATCTGGCGAGTCCCCCATTTTGAGAAGATGCTCTATGATCAGGCGTTGTTGATTCTCATCTATCTGGAAGTATACCAAGCGACTGGCGGGTTTGAATACATGCAGACAGTTTCTGATACACTGCAGTATGTGCATCGTGAGTTACACCATCCTGACGGTGCATACTTTACTGGAGAGGATGCAGATTCCGAAGGAGTTGAGGGGAAGTACTATGTCTGGGAGATGGAAGAAATCCATAGGTTACTGAAATCCGATGAAGTAAAGCAGATCGCGCATGTATTCAATCTGAACGAAGGGGGGAATTACCTGGATGAAGCGACTCATCAACGGACGGGAAACAATATCTTCTACCGCACTTCAGAGGGCCCTCTCGAGGACCACGCAACCCTGGAAGATGCGTGTAATCGATTATTCCGGCATCGGTCGAAGCGGGTACGTCCTCTTTTGGATGATAAGGTGTTGACAGATTGGAATGGGCTCATGATTACAGCACTTGCCCAGTCTGGGGTGGTGTTGGAGGATCCCAAGTTCATTCGTCGGGCAGAAAAATGCGTGCGCTTCATTGAAAAAAATATGATGCCGGAGCCGGGCAGGCTGCTCCACCGATGGCGGGAGGGTGAGGCGGCGATCGAGGGGCTCCTGGATGACTACGCGTATATGATCATGGGATTGCTGGCACTATATGAAGCGACAGATCAGGAAGATTATTGCACGCTCGCACGGGCACTTACCCAGACGGTCTTGGATGATTTTAGATCTGAGAAGGGGGATTTTTTTATGGTCAAGCGCAATGGCGAACCACTTCTACTGCGGCCCAGACAGCCGTTCGATAGCGCAATCCCCTCCGGCAATTCCGTGATGATAATGAATCTATTCCGCCTGGCTCGTGTCATAGGTGATCCTGATCTAGAAGCAACTGGGCATCAGTCCATTGAGGTGTATTCAGGTGGGATTTCGAAGTATCCAGATGGGTTTAGTGCAACACTGACAGCGCTTGATTATGGAATGGGGCCGAGCACCGAAATCATTGTCTCAGGTCCGGGCGACCAACAAGAAACCCAGGCAGCATTGGCGGATCTTAGAAAAGTATACGCACCTAACGTGGTCATCCTTGCGCGTCCAAATTTTGGAGGCGTAAGCGAGTTTGCAATCCATGTGTGCCACGGAGCCACCTGTGAGCTTCCGACTCAGGACACCGAGGCAGTTATCGCTCGCATTGCAAGAGCTGCATCACAAAGATGA
- a CDS encoding DUF4147 domain-containing protein — MHDSTGLSGIKNSNSELIETAKRIFDAAVRSVSAPQFMESAGDLLISGQSRVVGAGKAAMAMAAVLEQQFPECLFEGQVVVPHGYINSFPKGQSPPKTIRVTEGGHPVPDEGSRRAAADALRTARVCGVGDTLIVLLSGGASALWSLPSSGLTLEDLRSVNQTLLRSGANIHQINAVRKHLSAIKGGQLAKAAWPARTITLAVSDVVGDNESVIGSGPTVADPTTWDDVADVIVAYDLEIPPGVRKHLKLGLKGVQSDTPKPGSEPLERSDFQLLASNDHALKAAEFAAEQMGYHIVGTNSGVHGEARDIGAAMARETLNLGPGECVLWGGETTVTVRGAGKGGRNQELALAAASEFSNKSIDVVLLSGGTDGIDGPTDAAGGWAIPGTVAKARSMGIDPYAALEENDAYHCLRALDQLLITGPTHTNVMDIGIGLRAHE, encoded by the coding sequence ATGCATGACAGCACAGGATTGAGTGGGATTAAAAATAGCAATTCCGAATTAATCGAAACAGCAAAGAGAATCTTTGATGCGGCAGTGAGGAGTGTGAGTGCACCCCAGTTCATGGAGTCAGCAGGAGATTTATTGATTTCGGGGCAGAGCCGTGTTGTGGGAGCAGGCAAAGCTGCGATGGCGATGGCGGCAGTCTTGGAGCAGCAATTCCCCGAATGCCTATTTGAAGGCCAGGTGGTTGTGCCTCATGGCTATATCAACTCGTTTCCCAAAGGCCAGTCTCCTCCCAAAACCATCAGAGTGACGGAAGGGGGGCATCCAGTCCCGGATGAGGGGAGTCGACGGGCTGCAGCAGATGCACTCCGAACCGCACGGGTCTGCGGCGTGGGAGATACGCTCATAGTTCTTCTTAGTGGCGGAGCTTCGGCATTGTGGAGTCTCCCATCTTCGGGTCTCACACTGGAGGATCTACGTAGCGTTAACCAGACGCTATTACGCAGTGGCGCAAATATTCATCAGATCAATGCGGTCCGCAAGCATCTATCGGCGATCAAGGGGGGGCAACTTGCGAAGGCAGCATGGCCGGCGCGTACCATCACATTAGCTGTATCTGATGTCGTTGGGGACAATGAGTCTGTCATTGGAAGTGGTCCGACCGTTGCGGATCCGACGACTTGGGACGATGTGGCAGATGTAATCGTTGCTTATGATCTAGAGATTCCCCCTGGAGTACGGAAGCACCTGAAGTTAGGACTTAAAGGGGTTCAGTCAGATACCCCCAAGCCAGGCTCGGAACCGTTGGAGAGGTCTGATTTCCAACTGTTGGCTTCAAATGATCATGCTCTGAAAGCAGCAGAGTTTGCAGCAGAGCAAATGGGCTATCATATTGTGGGTACAAACTCCGGCGTCCATGGTGAAGCACGGGATATCGGGGCGGCCATGGCCCGGGAGACTTTGAATTTAGGTCCTGGGGAGTGCGTCCTCTGGGGAGGCGAAACCACCGTCACAGTGCGGGGGGCCGGTAAGGGTGGACGCAATCAGGAATTGGCACTTGCTGCCGCGTCTGAATTCAGTAATAAATCCATAGATGTAGTTTTACTCTCCGGTGGCACCGATGGGATTGATGGGCCAACGGATGCTGCGGGTGGATGGGCCATTCCCGGCACGGTTGCCAAAGCACGATCCATGGGTATTGATCCCTATGCCGCATTAGAAGAAAATGATGCCTATCATTGTCTGAGAGCGTTAGATCAACTTCTGATTACAGGCCCAACTCATACGAATGTAATGGATATCGGGATTGGACTTCGAGCCCATGAGTAA
- a CDS encoding DUF4097 domain-containing protein, with translation MRSYSKYILITSLFLSVVTFASAQVAFTPIEQQFDASAVSELIIDAPNANITINTSNRSDIALQVVVTGKNQERVDDYYESQYFDLTLEEGALQLLSEPDWIKLDRRSWRNPPTIDVAIAMPPTVYSQLRTHTGEVLVNELRAGAEIRTSNGKIAVDSISGGPIKLRSSDGHITAKELRGSSVTARTINGNIVVNLLHSEDTEIRTSDGSITADKIHGTSVSARSINGSIEIGELTSKRDLLLQSSDGNITTKQIDAWALTAKAINGNVNLGRVSSDHAEIRTSDGLISVEKFQGSSVSARSINGNIKIRHITASTVLTLQSSDGGITTDQIDASSLMIKTINGPLNLGLVSGDHAEIRTSDGTINANKIQGESVLARSINGNIKVGEITSSKTLTLQSSDGSITARQIDASSLLARTINGSMNLGLIAGNNLELKTSDGAVSAEHLEGGSVSAKTIQGNLVIGLVSAKHQVNLNSSSGNITVKHLEGGSVFAKSIRGSILVENVTSRGEISLQTSNGNIIAEHITGAFVTAKTTSKGDIKAGLISAHADMHLRNGDVQIRQITGSLMLNSSNGDVEVGVADTQHIRINASNGDVILSAPENFSATLDLAGKNLDLSGWGLSNPGTEPKLRMATQEGTPLIHVRATNGDIVLVPLENYNISSARAVPPPVP, from the coding sequence TGTTTTTGTCGGTTGTCACCTTTGCCAGTGCCCAGGTTGCATTCACTCCGATTGAGCAGCAATTTGATGCCAGTGCCGTTTCTGAATTGATTATTGATGCACCGAATGCCAACATCACAATCAATACATCAAACCGGTCGGATATAGCCCTCCAAGTCGTGGTGACGGGGAAAAACCAGGAGAGAGTAGATGATTACTACGAAAGCCAGTATTTTGACCTGACTCTTGAAGAAGGAGCGTTACAACTACTCTCGGAGCCTGACTGGATTAAATTAGATCGTCGTAGTTGGCGTAACCCACCAACTATTGACGTGGCTATTGCTATGCCTCCAACCGTGTACTCCCAGCTTCGTACACACACTGGGGAGGTACTGGTAAATGAGCTCAGGGCTGGGGCAGAAATCAGGACATCCAACGGAAAGATCGCTGTCGATTCGATTTCCGGGGGGCCGATAAAACTACGAAGTTCCGATGGACACATCACCGCCAAAGAGCTCCGGGGATCATCTGTGACTGCCAGAACGATTAATGGCAACATTGTTGTAAACCTTCTTCACAGCGAAGATACAGAGATTCGAACCTCAGACGGAAGCATCACCGCCGACAAGATACACGGCACTTCTGTGTCAGCAAGATCGATTAATGGCAGCATCGAGATTGGGGAACTGACATCTAAAAGAGACCTCCTCCTTCAGAGCTCAGATGGAAACATAACGACCAAACAAATTGATGCTTGGGCTCTGACAGCCAAAGCAATAAATGGCAATGTCAATTTGGGACGGGTATCCAGTGATCATGCCGAAATACGAACCTCCGATGGATTGATCAGTGTGGAGAAGTTTCAAGGCTCCTCCGTGTCAGCCAGATCAATTAACGGTAACATCAAGATTCGGCATATCACCGCCAGCACTGTGCTCACGCTTCAATCCTCCGATGGAGGCATCACAACCGATCAAATTGATGCTTCTTCCCTGATGATCAAAACCATTAATGGCCCCCTGAATCTCGGACTCGTGTCCGGTGATCATGCCGAAATACGAACCTCGGATGGAACGATCAATGCCAACAAAATTCAAGGTGAATCCGTGCTGGCAAGATCAATTAACGGCAATATCAAAGTTGGAGAGATCACCTCCAGCAAAACTCTCACTCTCCAGTCCTCAGATGGAAGCATCACAGCCAGGCAGATTGATGCTTCATCCCTCCTCGCCCGGACCATTAATGGCTCCATGAATCTTGGGTTGATTGCGGGCAATAATCTTGAACTCAAGACGTCGGATGGCGCCGTCTCAGCCGAACACCTTGAAGGAGGATCCGTCTCGGCGAAAACGATTCAGGGAAATCTGGTGATAGGGCTCGTTTCTGCCAAGCATCAAGTCAATTTGAACTCTTCCTCTGGCAATATTACTGTAAAACACCTTGAAGGTGGATCCGTGTTTGCCAAGAGTATCAGGGGAAGCATCCTTGTGGAAAATGTAACCTCTCGCGGAGAAATTTCATTGCAGACATCTAATGGAAATATCATCGCTGAACACATCACTGGTGCGTTTGTGACCGCAAAAACGACAAGCAAAGGAGACATTAAAGCTGGACTTATTTCTGCACACGCAGATATGCATTTGCGAAATGGCGACGTACAGATTCGTCAGATCACCGGAAGCCTGATGCTTAACTCCTCAAATGGAGATGTCGAAGTGGGAGTGGCGGATACCCAACATATCAGGATCAACGCCTCAAATGGTGATGTCATACTTTCCGCGCCCGAAAATTTTTCAGCAACGCTTGATTTGGCTGGGAAAAACTTGGACTTGAGTGGATGGGGGCTATCCAACCCCGGCACAGAACCTAAACTGAGAATGGCAACCCAGGAAGGCACCCCACTAATTCATGTACGCGCAACCAATGGAGATATTGTTCTTGTTCCCCTCGAGAACTATAACATCTCAAGTGCCAGAGCAGTCCCTCCCCCCGTTCCGTGA
- a CDS encoding thiolase family protein, with translation MRDVFVLSATRSPIGRFGGALSAQSPAILAAPVFRSVLDRAAVSDRLVDLILMGHVLGGGHGQLVARQAAKHASIPDSVNAVGVDMVCSSGMMSLMMGAAFIQSGTSNLILAGGVESMSQTGFALSSKARWGYKYLSEPKEGVIDLLHKDGLSDPLNGESMGVQAERLAQKVQISRWELDEVAAESHARAHSATLQGRFNAEITPISTKKGLLEQDEGIRPETTAETLSKLRPVFAQDGVLTAGNSSQISDGSAAILLASGEFVRSHGLQPIARILGHAWAAGGWERFVEAPIEASRRALSVAGIRVADIDLYENNEAFALSTPLFVGGLEIDPERLNVNGGAIALGHPIGCSGTRIVVTLIHALKAREKSLGLAALCHGTGGGTALALEML, from the coding sequence ATGAGAGATGTCTTCGTTTTGAGTGCCACACGCTCCCCGATTGGACGTTTTGGAGGAGCGCTTTCAGCACAAAGTCCTGCCATTCTAGCGGCTCCGGTTTTTCGATCAGTACTGGATCGGGCAGCGGTATCGGATCGGTTGGTGGATTTGATTCTGATGGGACATGTTTTAGGAGGTGGTCATGGGCAACTGGTTGCACGTCAAGCGGCGAAGCATGCGTCAATTCCTGATTCAGTAAACGCAGTTGGCGTTGATATGGTGTGCTCTTCCGGGATGATGAGTTTGATGATGGGAGCTGCCTTCATCCAGTCTGGTACTTCGAATTTAATCTTGGCAGGTGGCGTTGAATCCATGTCCCAGACGGGATTCGCACTCTCAAGCAAGGCCCGATGGGGATATAAGTACTTATCCGAACCGAAAGAGGGCGTCATTGATTTGCTTCATAAGGATGGACTTTCAGATCCTCTCAATGGAGAGTCTATGGGCGTGCAGGCAGAGCGTTTGGCACAAAAGGTCCAGATCAGTCGCTGGGAGCTTGATGAAGTAGCTGCTGAATCTCATGCCCGTGCGCATTCGGCGACCCTACAGGGCAGATTCAACGCAGAGATCACCCCTATCTCCACAAAAAAGGGGCTTCTTGAACAGGACGAAGGGATTCGGCCAGAGACCACTGCAGAGACACTCTCCAAACTGAGGCCGGTTTTTGCACAAGATGGAGTGTTAACGGCTGGAAATAGTAGTCAGATTAGCGACGGATCAGCTGCGATCTTGCTTGCTAGCGGGGAATTTGTGCGTAGCCACGGTCTACAACCCATTGCTCGTATCCTAGGGCATGCGTGGGCTGCGGGGGGCTGGGAGCGTTTTGTAGAGGCTCCGATTGAGGCTTCTCGGCGTGCATTGAGCGTCGCGGGAATACGGGTGGCGGATATTGATCTCTACGAGAACAATGAAGCATTCGCTTTGAGTACGCCGCTGTTTGTCGGGGGACTGGAGATTGATCCCGAGAGGCTGAATGTGAATGGGGGCGCGATCGCGCTCGGGCACCCAATTGGGTGTTCAGGGACCAGAATTGTTGTGACCCTCATTCATGCACTGAAAGCACGGGAGAAATCATTGGGTCTTGCGGCACTCTGTCACGGAACGGGGGGAGGGACTGCTCTGGCACTTGAGATGTTATAG
- a CDS encoding tripartite tricarboxylate transporter substrate binding protein — translation MHAPTGLHRLGVVDDRRIGSICLLLFISLCACQTSGVEQAYPSRPLSFIVPWEMGTGGDVASRVLASALEKELDQPVNVVNQAGVNGVIGHAALVRSEADGYTLGALTEDIAMMHWTGLTRINFDSYSSIALIAVNPPVVTVRHDAPWETIHDLITGLRASSETLTASGSRIGGLWDLNRIGLLEVAGLDASVISWKPSQGSAPALQYLLADSVDIVISSLSAVDSLRRAGLVRILATMSGERLPSAPDIPTLKESGFDYESLGSWFALAAPKNLPDARLEFLRVAVWNISRRPEFRRSIQRTGFQLRHITGSTLRAFLYEEDLQNGLLLDKAGLSLE, via the coding sequence ATGCACGCTCCAACGGGATTGCACCGCCTTGGAGTGGTGGATGACCGCCGCATAGGAAGTATCTGCCTCCTACTATTTATTTCGCTATGTGCCTGCCAGACCTCTGGGGTTGAGCAGGCATATCCAAGTCGCCCCCTGAGCTTCATCGTACCCTGGGAAATGGGAACAGGTGGTGATGTTGCCTCGCGTGTTTTAGCCAGTGCTCTTGAGAAGGAGCTCGATCAACCTGTCAATGTCGTGAATCAGGCCGGAGTCAATGGAGTCATTGGCCACGCGGCTTTGGTACGATCTGAGGCCGATGGCTATACGCTGGGAGCCCTCACTGAGGACATCGCGATGATGCACTGGACGGGACTCACGCGTATTAACTTTGACAGCTACTCCTCGATTGCACTGATCGCCGTGAATCCCCCTGTGGTCACGGTCCGACATGACGCTCCTTGGGAGACCATCCACGACCTCATTACTGGACTAAGAGCGAGCTCGGAAACATTGACGGCAAGCGGCTCCCGCATTGGCGGTCTATGGGATCTAAACCGAATCGGATTACTCGAGGTCGCTGGTCTCGATGCATCTGTAATATCATGGAAGCCCAGTCAGGGATCGGCTCCCGCTCTGCAGTATTTATTGGCGGACAGCGTTGACATCGTCATATCATCTCTGTCTGCTGTTGACTCGCTTCGCAGAGCAGGCCTGGTACGAATCCTGGCAACCATGTCAGGCGAGCGACTCCCCTCTGCACCAGATATCCCCACTCTTAAGGAATCGGGATTTGACTACGAATCCTTGGGAAGTTGGTTTGCACTTGCAGCTCCGAAGAACCTGCCAGATGCAAGACTGGAGTTTTTGCGCGTTGCAGTCTGGAATATTTCAAGGCGACCCGAATTCAGGCGATCTATCCAGCGCACCGGATTTCAATTGCGACATATCACAGGAAGTACCCTGAGGGCATTTCTGTACGAAGAGGATCTCCAAAATGGTTTGCTCTTGGATAAAGCCGGACTCTCCCTAGAATAG